From Nonlabens sp. Ci31, the proteins below share one genomic window:
- a CDS encoding efflux RND transporter permease subunit has product MRKIIGYFIKHHVAVNVVIAAFIIFGVLGALSLKSSFFPLVDSKTITINVIYPGAAPQEIEEGVVLKIEDNLKGIEGIDRVTSASRENSGTITVEIIKGYNIDFMLLEVKNAVDRVSSFPIGMEPLVVAKREESRPTITFALSGKNVPLKTLKQLARDVENDLRAIDGISQISITGYPAEEIEIALNENTLLGYNITFQEVADAVAASNILTTGGNIKTEREEYLIRANNRNYYGDELDYIPVRTQADGTIIYLKDVAEVRDRFSETPNATYFNEERAVNITVTSTNAEDLIDSADKVKEYIEVYNQRSNNVQLKVVNDLSITLNQRTALLTENAIIGMLLVLFFLSIFLNTRLAFWVAFGLPIAFLGMFIFAGQFDVTINVLSLFGMIIVIGILVDDGIVIAENIYQHYEDGKDPIQAAIDGTMEVIPPILSAIITTILAFSTFLFLDGRIGEFFSEVSVIVILTLLVSLVEALIILPAHLAHSKALQPRSDRPKKGLARLFQKMRVLNDYGDKAMSWMRDKLYAPALRFTLKYKLLAFSFFAGALILTIGSVKGGVVGVTLFPSISSDQVSVNLSMPNGTAERITDSIISSIEEKAKMVNRELTKEYLTDQKYGDTVQLFENIIKSQTSSSSASLSINLLPGETRPEELKSPIVANRLRELVGIIPGAESLTFGSGGNFGGSPVAVSLLSNDINELKAATEDFKEILEQNPLLKDIEDNDPAGIKEIKLKLNDNAFALGLNSRTVMAQVRAAFFGREAQRFQRGQDEIRVWVRYERDNRNSIKDLDEFRITTPSGSKVPLRDVASYSIERGDVVINHLEGRREILISADMMDPNQSATDILDDIRQNIIPELQNKYPTVSPNYLSGQAREAEKISSSAQFIFPIVLLLIYFVIAFTFRSGTQPIMLILLIPFSFTAVAWGHWIHDFPVNILSMLGIIALIGIMVNDGLVLIGKFNSLIKDGLKFDEALFEAGKSRFRAIFLTSLTTVAGLAPLLLEKSRQAQFLKPMAISISYGIGMATLLTLLLLPLFLSFGNNIKVWIHWLKTGESIDKTALTSVAKEQKALEDYENE; this is encoded by the coding sequence ATGAGAAAAATTATAGGTTATTTTATCAAACACCATGTGGCAGTTAACGTCGTTATTGCTGCATTTATTATTTTTGGTGTTTTAGGAGCTCTTTCCTTAAAATCCTCTTTTTTCCCATTAGTAGATTCTAAAACGATCACTATTAACGTCATCTATCCAGGAGCCGCTCCTCAAGAGATTGAAGAAGGAGTTGTACTTAAAATTGAAGATAACCTCAAGGGTATAGAGGGGATCGATCGAGTGACTTCGGCATCTAGAGAAAATTCTGGAACCATTACCGTAGAGATCATCAAAGGATATAATATCGATTTCATGTTGTTGGAAGTAAAGAACGCAGTAGATCGTGTGTCTTCGTTTCCTATAGGTATGGAACCACTGGTGGTAGCAAAAAGAGAAGAGTCCAGACCTACGATTACCTTTGCATTGAGTGGTAAAAACGTACCGCTTAAAACGCTCAAACAACTGGCTCGAGATGTAGAAAACGACTTGAGAGCAATAGATGGAATTTCACAAATCTCGATAACAGGTTACCCTGCCGAGGAAATCGAGATTGCATTAAATGAAAACACCCTTTTAGGTTATAATATTACCTTTCAAGAAGTAGCAGACGCCGTTGCTGCTTCTAATATTTTGACCACTGGCGGGAATATTAAGACAGAGAGAGAAGAATACCTGATACGCGCTAATAACCGAAATTATTACGGAGATGAGCTCGATTATATTCCGGTAAGAACTCAGGCTGATGGTACGATCATTTATCTTAAAGATGTAGCTGAAGTAAGAGATCGATTTTCTGAAACGCCTAACGCTACTTATTTTAATGAAGAACGAGCCGTTAATATCACAGTAACCAGCACAAATGCTGAGGATCTTATCGATAGTGCCGATAAGGTTAAGGAATATATCGAAGTTTATAACCAACGTTCCAACAACGTACAGCTCAAAGTTGTTAACGACCTATCCATAACCTTAAATCAGCGTACGGCGCTGCTTACGGAGAATGCTATTATAGGAATGTTGTTGGTGTTGTTTTTTTTATCCATTTTCTTGAATACAAGACTGGCATTTTGGGTGGCATTTGGTTTGCCTATTGCTTTCTTAGGAATGTTCATTTTTGCAGGTCAGTTTGATGTGACGATCAATGTACTTTCCCTTTTTGGAATGATCATCGTTATAGGAATCTTAGTAGATGACGGTATTGTGATTGCAGAGAATATTTACCAGCATTACGAAGATGGTAAAGATCCTATTCAGGCTGCAATTGATGGGACTATGGAAGTGATACCTCCTATCTTAAGTGCGATTATTACTACGATACTGGCATTTTCTACCTTTTTATTTTTAGATGGTAGGATAGGGGAATTTTTTAGTGAGGTTTCTGTTATTGTGATCTTAACTTTATTGGTTTCCCTAGTAGAAGCATTAATCATATTACCAGCTCACCTGGCACATTCTAAAGCCTTACAGCCACGATCTGATCGGCCTAAGAAAGGTCTCGCAAGACTCTTTCAAAAGATGCGTGTCTTAAACGATTATGGCGATAAAGCTATGAGCTGGATGCGAGATAAATTGTACGCGCCAGCTTTGAGATTTACCTTAAAATATAAGTTGCTTGCTTTTTCATTCTTTGCAGGTGCGTTAATTTTAACTATTGGATCTGTTAAAGGAGGTGTTGTAGGAGTTACTTTATTTCCAAGTATTTCTAGTGATCAAGTATCTGTAAATCTTTCTATGCCTAATGGAACTGCAGAGCGCATTACCGACTCCATTATTTCTTCTATTGAAGAAAAGGCTAAAATGGTCAATAGGGAACTGACAAAAGAATACTTGACCGACCAGAAATACGGTGATACGGTGCAGTTATTTGAAAACATTATTAAGTCTCAAACCTCCTCTTCTTCTGCCAGTCTTTCTATTAATTTACTTCCTGGAGAAACCCGACCAGAAGAATTAAAATCACCTATTGTTGCTAATCGACTTCGGGAATTGGTAGGAATTATTCCTGGAGCAGAAAGTCTCACTTTTGGTTCTGGCGGTAATTTTGGTGGTAGTCCAGTGGCCGTTTCCCTTTTAAGTAACGATATCAACGAACTAAAAGCAGCTACAGAAGATTTTAAAGAAATCTTAGAACAAAACCCTTTATTAAAAGATATTGAGGATAACGACCCTGCTGGTATCAAAGAAATCAAATTAAAACTCAATGATAACGCATTTGCTTTAGGCCTCAATTCGAGAACCGTAATGGCTCAAGTAAGAGCGGCATTTTTTGGTCGTGAGGCGCAGCGTTTTCAAAGAGGTCAAGACGAGATAAGAGTTTGGGTGCGATACGAAAGAGACAATCGCAACAGTATTAAAGATCTGGACGAGTTTAGAATTACTACTCCATCTGGCAGTAAAGTTCCCTTGCGTGATGTGGCCAGTTACTCTATAGAACGCGGTGATGTCGTGATCAATCACTTAGAAGGTCGCAGAGAGATATTGATCAGCGCAGACATGATGGATCCCAATCAAAGTGCGACGGATATTCTAGACGACATACGACAAAATATCATTCCAGAACTGCAGAATAAATACCCTACCGTCTCGCCTAATTATTTGAGTGGACAAGCACGGGAGGCAGAAAAAATATCCAGCAGTGCGCAATTTATTTTTCCAATTGTATTGCTCCTTATTTATTTTGTGATCGCCTTTACCTTCCGCAGTGGTACGCAACCGATTATGTTGATATTACTGATTCCGTTTAGTTTTACGGCAGTAGCTTGGGGACACTGGATACACGATTTTCCAGTTAATATTTTATCCATGTTAGGGATCATTGCCCTTATAGGAATTATGGTGAACGATGGGCTGGTGCTTATAGGGAAATTCAATTCCTTAATTAAAGACGGATTAAAATTTGACGAGGCATTATTTGAAGCGGGGAAAAGCAGGTTTAGAGCTATTTTCTTAACCTCTTTAACTACGGTTGCCGGTCTGGCACCTTTACTATTAGAAAAGAGTAGACAGGCGCAATTCTTAAAGCCTATGGCAATTTCTATCTCTTACGGAATAGGAATGGCGACTTTGTTGACACTGCTATTACTACCGCTATTCCTCAGTTTTGGCAATAATATTAAAGTTTGGATACATTGGTTAAAAACCGGAGAATCCATAGATAAAACAGCGTTGACAAGTGTCGCAAAAGAGCAAAAAGCATTAGAAGATTATGAAAATGAATAA
- a CDS encoding TolC family protein, with protein MKMNKLVYGLGILMCFAFAKAYSQPSIDTLLSREQAVQLMLENNYGIKIAENTTKIAENNSGILNSDYLPSLQGNAGASRDENDSNTDFNGALDQNGNLREDIEINNAQTTQYSAGLSLNYTLFDGLGRLYNYKRLQEQYQLSQLEARSTIENTTVQLMSVYLEIARLTENVKVLEESLEISKKREQRAQYQFDYGQVNKLEVLNARVDINTDSINILNSKQSLRNTKRDLNLLLNRELQANFVVDTTVVLQNLLVMDSYLEKVPDNNVRLLQSASNLQISDYDIKTSRALLLPRIGLTGSYGWNQSINPPTAFFPATTRTGSNVAVGANLTWDIFDGGRSINSLRNAKISYETEALFKNQLEQEVARDVANAKGNYTNALAIYRMQEQNVLTNKSNFERSEEQFKLGQVSSIEFRQAQVNLLNAETIKNLAKYDAKLAEYQLLQLAGQILNIPL; from the coding sequence ATGAAAATGAATAAGCTGGTATATGGTTTAGGGATTTTGATGTGTTTCGCTTTCGCGAAAGCGTACTCGCAACCATCTATAGATACCTTATTGAGTAGAGAGCAGGCCGTACAGTTGATGCTTGAGAATAATTACGGTATCAAAATAGCAGAAAACACGACTAAAATAGCCGAGAATAATTCCGGTATTTTGAACTCTGACTACTTGCCATCTCTGCAAGGAAATGCAGGCGCCTCTCGAGATGAAAATGATTCCAATACCGATTTTAACGGTGCCTTAGATCAAAACGGAAACCTTAGAGAGGATATCGAAATTAACAACGCGCAAACCACTCAATACAGTGCTGGGCTATCGCTTAATTATACCTTGTTTGATGGTTTAGGGCGCTTGTATAACTACAAACGTCTTCAAGAGCAATACCAGTTGAGTCAGCTCGAAGCGCGTTCTACTATAGAGAACACGACGGTTCAATTGATGAGTGTGTACCTAGAAATTGCACGACTTACTGAAAATGTAAAGGTGCTCGAAGAGAGTTTAGAAATTTCTAAGAAACGAGAGCAGCGCGCTCAGTATCAATTTGATTATGGGCAGGTAAATAAGTTAGAGGTTCTCAATGCTCGTGTAGATATCAATACCGACAGTATTAATATTTTAAACTCAAAGCAGTCACTGCGCAATACCAAACGCGATTTAAACCTATTGCTCAATAGGGAACTGCAGGCTAACTTTGTAGTAGATACCACTGTTGTATTACAAAACCTGTTAGTTATGGATAGTTATCTAGAAAAAGTACCTGATAATAATGTGCGTTTGTTACAGTCAGCATCCAATTTGCAAATCAGTGATTACGACATTAAAACATCTCGAGCGCTTTTATTGCCTAGAATAGGTTTAACAGGTTCTTATGGATGGAATCAATCGATCAATCCGCCTACAGCATTTTTTCCTGCCACTACGAGAACAGGTTCTAATGTTGCGGTAGGAGCTAACTTAACTTGGGATATTTTTGACGGTGGTCGTTCTATCAACAGTTTGCGCAATGCAAAGATCTCCTATGAAACCGAAGCTCTTTTTAAAAATCAATTGGAACAAGAAGTGGCTCGTGATGTAGCAAATGCAAAGGGTAATTATACCAATGCACTTGCGATTTACAGAATGCAAGAACAAAATGTACTGACCAATAAAAGCAATTTTGAACGTTCTGAAGAACAGTTTAAATTAGGCCAAGTCTCCAGCATCGAATTCCGGCAGGCACAAGTGAATCTGCTCAATGCAGAAACCATTAAGAACCTAGCAAAATACGACGCCAAACTAGCGGAATACCAATTGCTGCAATTGGCTGGACAAATATTGAACATTCCCTTATGA
- a CDS encoding CPXCG motif-containing cysteine-rich protein yields MIEHFFMCPHCWQEISMLLDPAYSQTYVEDCEVCCNPIELKVIFEGGELAGFEAIELGQ; encoded by the coding sequence ATGATAGAGCATTTCTTTATGTGTCCTCATTGCTGGCAAGAAATCTCTATGTTATTAGACCCCGCATATTCACAAACCTATGTAGAAGATTGCGAGGTATGTTGCAATCCTATAGAACTAAAAGTAATTTTTGAAGGAGGGGAATTAGCTGGTTTTGAGGCTATAGAATTAGGGCAGTAA
- the hsdR gene encoding type I restriction-modification system endonuclease — MSAFKFLQPSYQQLFVIAELSEQLIHVDPSSSLSKTRLLAEKMSVLIWDFEQMGDFDGTRIMRLKRLSHANMLPEVIESIFHTIRKSGNQASHDGTGSFEQAKFVLKKAFKLSKWFYETYENDFLELAEYQLPQIVDNRAHELQGQLDSLEQQLEDYKSKIEALNTSKAVQETRKKQSLKSASNIDLDENDTRISLIDPALKKAGWEVDTELLNYKTHKTVPEKGRNIAIAEWYCDGKWADYALFIGTTLYGIVEAKRYRSDISTDLRQSKIYAECTTDAQDILLLGKWNTYKVPFLFSTNGREYLEQLKTKSGIWYLDIRKKDNHAAALKGWYSPQGLIDVYERDIDESNERLEKSDYDYLADATGLSLRDYQIEAIKKVEEKIIAQPADQRSLLVMATGTGKTRTVIGLSYRLIKSDRFKRILFLTDRRMLATQAIGNYQDNKIENLNTFADVYQLEELKDTVPDHETRLHFATVQSMVKRLFYNENPIPIDAYDCIIIDEAHRGYNLDKEIDEDDLSFKDQDDYISQYKKVIEYFNAYIIGLTATPALHTTQIFGEPVFSYSYRQAVLDGHLIDYEPPYNIETKLNTEGIVWKKGERPKAYNPETGKIEELAALEDELKFDIDQFNKLVITEPFNRAVIKQLVHLIDPTGEEKTLIFAARDEHADLIKAIFIEEYKAIGLPVEQGTIEKITGKAYAPEELTRQFKNEKFPTIAVTVDLLTTGIDVPKITNLVFLRRVRSRILYEQMVGRATRKCDEINKEVFRIYDAVRLYEAIEPFIQIKPVSDPRISFQQLAEEMDHIDNDDRAQRQMQKIIAKFQVKKRQIEKVEREEELQYNAKGKTADELLSIFKNAKGSEVTSIIEEYGNLWKFLDQKFTRPGMQLVADQEDEFIKMDQKFGDDQKPGDYIESFNHYIAANRNKVLAIKTIITSPAALDRDSLKSLKFLLDQDGFNERHLQLAWKSAKNQDIAADIVSYIRTAALGEALISHEDRIKAAFAKVKQMKKFNAIQIKWLTRFEVQMLAETVLTKEDLDKEPFKSDGGFKRINKQFQEEVEQVINSINGYLYTA; from the coding sequence ATGAGCGCATTTAAATTTTTACAACCCAGTTATCAGCAATTGTTTGTTATTGCAGAGTTGTCTGAACAGTTGATCCATGTGGATCCTAGTTCATCACTTTCTAAAACGAGATTGCTCGCAGAAAAAATGAGCGTTCTTATTTGGGATTTTGAGCAAATGGGTGACTTTGACGGAACGCGAATAATGCGATTGAAAAGGTTATCGCATGCTAACATGCTGCCAGAAGTAATTGAAAGCATCTTTCATACCATTCGAAAATCTGGCAATCAAGCGAGTCACGATGGAACAGGTTCTTTTGAACAAGCCAAGTTCGTTCTTAAAAAAGCATTTAAACTCTCCAAATGGTTCTATGAAACCTATGAAAATGATTTTTTAGAGCTGGCAGAATATCAATTGCCGCAAATTGTGGACAATCGAGCACATGAATTGCAGGGTCAGTTGGATTCTCTCGAGCAACAATTAGAAGATTACAAGTCTAAAATTGAAGCACTTAATACATCTAAGGCCGTTCAAGAAACACGTAAAAAACAGTCCCTTAAAAGTGCTAGTAATATAGATCTTGATGAGAACGACACAAGAATCTCGCTGATCGATCCAGCACTTAAAAAAGCAGGCTGGGAAGTGGATACCGAATTACTCAATTATAAAACTCATAAAACAGTACCAGAAAAAGGCCGCAACATCGCTATTGCAGAGTGGTATTGTGATGGAAAATGGGCCGACTATGCTTTGTTTATTGGCACGACACTTTACGGGATTGTGGAAGCAAAAAGATATCGAAGCGATATTTCTACAGATTTAAGGCAATCTAAAATCTATGCAGAATGTACAACTGATGCTCAAGATATTCTGCTCTTAGGTAAATGGAATACTTATAAAGTGCCCTTTCTATTCAGTACCAACGGAAGAGAATATTTAGAACAGCTCAAAACCAAAAGTGGTATTTGGTATCTGGATATTAGAAAAAAAGACAACCATGCAGCCGCCTTAAAAGGTTGGTATTCGCCACAAGGTTTAATAGATGTATACGAACGAGATATTGATGAGTCTAATGAGCGATTGGAAAAAAGCGATTATGATTATCTAGCAGACGCTACTGGTTTATCACTTCGAGATTATCAAATTGAAGCCATAAAGAAAGTGGAGGAAAAAATCATTGCTCAACCTGCAGATCAACGTTCTTTATTAGTGATGGCCACTGGAACAGGAAAAACGAGAACCGTTATTGGGTTGTCTTATCGATTGATCAAGTCAGACCGTTTTAAGCGCATTTTGTTCCTTACCGACAGGCGCATGCTTGCTACACAAGCCATAGGAAACTATCAGGATAACAAAATTGAGAACCTCAATACTTTTGCAGACGTGTATCAGTTAGAAGAATTGAAAGATACCGTTCCTGATCATGAAACCAGGTTGCATTTTGCTACGGTTCAAAGTATGGTAAAACGCTTGTTTTATAATGAAAATCCTATTCCCATTGATGCTTATGATTGCATCATTATAGATGAGGCGCACCGCGGTTACAATCTCGATAAAGAAATAGATGAAGATGATCTCAGTTTTAAAGATCAAGACGATTATATAAGTCAGTATAAAAAAGTGATTGAATATTTCAACGCTTATATCATAGGTCTTACGGCTACACCAGCATTGCATACGACGCAAATTTTTGGAGAACCTGTTTTTAGCTATTCATACAGGCAAGCGGTTCTCGATGGTCATTTAATTGATTACGAGCCGCCTTATAATATTGAGACCAAACTGAATACAGAAGGTATCGTCTGGAAAAAGGGGGAGCGACCTAAAGCCTATAATCCAGAAACTGGAAAGATTGAAGAACTAGCTGCTCTGGAAGATGAGCTTAAATTTGATATAGACCAGTTTAACAAATTGGTCATTACAGAGCCTTTTAACCGAGCTGTAATTAAACAACTGGTTCATCTAATAGATCCTACCGGAGAAGAGAAAACCTTGATTTTTGCAGCCAGAGATGAACATGCAGACCTTATAAAGGCTATTTTTATAGAAGAATATAAAGCTATAGGTCTACCCGTAGAGCAAGGCACCATTGAAAAGATCACTGGAAAAGCCTACGCACCTGAAGAATTAACCCGGCAATTCAAAAACGAAAAATTCCCAACCATCGCGGTAACCGTGGATTTACTTACTACAGGAATAGATGTTCCTAAAATCACCAACCTTGTTTTTCTAAGACGTGTGCGCTCTCGTATTTTATATGAGCAAATGGTAGGTCGCGCGACTAGAAAATGTGATGAGATCAATAAAGAAGTCTTTAGAATCTATGATGCGGTACGATTGTATGAAGCTATTGAGCCTTTTATTCAAATCAAACCAGTTTCTGATCCTCGTATTTCTTTCCAGCAGCTGGCAGAAGAAATGGATCATATCGATAACGACGATCGTGCCCAACGACAGATGCAAAAAATCATTGCAAAATTCCAAGTGAAAAAGCGACAGATTGAAAAGGTAGAACGAGAAGAGGAATTGCAGTATAATGCCAAGGGAAAAACGGCTGATGAACTTCTAAGTATTTTCAAAAATGCCAAAGGCAGTGAAGTCACCTCTATTATAGAAGAATACGGCAATCTTTGGAAATTCCTTGATCAAAAATTTACCAGACCAGGAATGCAGCTAGTGGCAGACCAAGAAGATGAGTTCATTAAAATGGACCAAAAATTTGGTGATGACCAGAAGCCTGGTGATTACATAGAAAGTTTTAATCATTATATAGCGGCAAATCGTAATAAAGTACTGGCTATAAAAACAATTATCACAAGTCCTGCGGCACTAGATCGCGACTCTCTTAAAAGCCTTAAGTTCCTGCTAGATCAAGATGGATTCAATGAGAGGCACCTTCAACTGGCATGGAAAAGCGCCAAAAATCAAGATATCGCGGCAGACATTGTGAGTTATATAAGAACAGCAGCATTAGGCGAGGCGCTGATATCCCACGAGGATAGAATCAAGGCTGCTTTTGCGAAAGTGAAACAAATGAAAAAATTTAATGCCATACAAATCAAATGGCTTACCCGTTTTGAAGTACAAATGCTCGCCGAAACAGTCTTAACCAAAGAAGATCTTGATAAAGAACCCTTTAAAAGTGACGGCGGATTTAAAAGAATCAACAAGCAATTTCAAGAAGAAGTAGAGCAAGTCATAAATAGTATTAATGGCTATTTATATACCGCTTAA
- a CDS encoding type I restriction-modification system subunit M, which translates to MSADEIANKLWNLCNVLRDDGVTYHQYLNELTYILFLKLSEVKDFENHIPEEYRWRSFVEEHDNNEAFERYKRFLVTISSESTSASIKEIHNNASTSLRKPVNFNTLVQAIEKLDWYEENDRDVMGDIYESLLEKNAGEKKSGAGQYFTPRPLINIMTELLAPQLGERWNDPAAGTFGFMIAADEYLRSKHENYYALSEKDRKFQKEKAFSGVELVGDAHRLALMNARLHGMESEIILGDTLTEMGKDLNGYDGVLANPPFGTKKGGEKPTRDDFTFPTSNKQLNFLQHIYRSLKKNGKSRAAVVLPDNVLFEDGDGQKIRRDLMDKCHLHTILRLPTGIFYAAGVKTNVLFFTRGTTEKNNTDGIWFYDMRTNVPNYGKRTPFTRAAFAEFVTAYTGGKTLDDLEKNYDGSISNRSVSSSVSENKVPSPLERARVRWNYITRENIAKKNDSLDLGLIADDSVSKAEDLGEPVDIAKEALSELSAIQEQLNAMIKELA; encoded by the coding sequence ATGAGCGCAGACGAAATTGCTAATAAATTATGGAACCTATGTAATGTCCTAAGAGATGATGGTGTGACTTATCACCAGTATCTTAATGAGTTAACTTATATCTTGTTTTTAAAACTGAGTGAGGTTAAAGATTTTGAAAATCATATTCCTGAGGAATACCGCTGGCGCAGTTTTGTGGAAGAGCATGATAACAATGAAGCTTTTGAACGTTATAAGCGATTTCTGGTCACTATTTCCAGCGAATCCACCAGTGCCAGCATAAAAGAGATCCATAACAATGCAAGTACCAGTTTGAGAAAACCGGTCAACTTTAATACGCTGGTACAGGCGATCGAAAAACTGGACTGGTATGAAGAGAACGACCGCGATGTGATGGGCGATATCTATGAAAGCCTGCTGGAGAAAAATGCGGGTGAGAAAAAGAGTGGTGCCGGTCAGTATTTTACCCCACGACCGCTGATCAATATAATGACAGAATTACTAGCGCCTCAACTGGGCGAACGCTGGAACGATCCTGCAGCTGGGACTTTTGGCTTTATGATCGCGGCAGACGAGTACTTGCGCAGCAAGCATGAGAACTATTATGCACTAAGCGAGAAAGACCGCAAGTTCCAGAAGGAAAAGGCCTTTAGTGGTGTGGAACTGGTAGGCGATGCGCACCGTCTGGCTTTAATGAATGCCCGATTGCACGGTATGGAAAGCGAGATCATCCTGGGCGATACCTTGACAGAGATGGGTAAAGACCTGAACGGCTATGACGGCGTGCTGGCAAATCCTCCTTTTGGCACTAAAAAAGGCGGTGAGAAACCTACCCGGGACGACTTTACTTTTCCTACCAGCAACAAGCAACTCAACTTTTTACAACACATCTATAGAAGTTTAAAGAAAAACGGCAAGTCCCGTGCTGCGGTAGTACTGCCAGATAATGTTCTTTTTGAAGATGGCGATGGTCAGAAGATACGTCGTGACTTGATGGATAAGTGTCACCTGCATACCATATTGCGATTGCCTACCGGTATCTTTTACGCCGCAGGCGTAAAGACCAACGTGCTGTTTTTTACCAGAGGTACCACCGAGAAGAATAATACAGATGGCATTTGGTTTTACGACATGCGTACCAATGTGCCCAACTATGGAAAACGCACACCGTTTACCAGAGCCGCTTTCGCAGAGTTTGTAACCGCTTATACGGGTGGAAAAACCCTGGATGATCTAGAGAAAAACTACGACGGTTCTATTTCAAATCGCAGTGTCAGTTCGAGCGTCAGCGAGAACAAAGTTCCCTCTCCTTTGGAGAGGGCTAGGGTGAGGTGGAATTACATCACCCGAGAAAACATTGCTAAAAAGAACGACAGTCTGGACTTAGGACTGATTGCAGATGACAGCGTGAGCAAAGCCGAAGATCTGGGCGAACCTGTGGACATTGCTAAAGAAGCACTTAGCGAACTCAGCGCGATTCAAGAACAATTGAACGCGATGATAAAGGAATTGGCTTGA
- a CDS encoding restriction endonuclease subunit S, translating to MENILPKGWVETDLDTVIERMSNGSSLKQYEEFFEGSLPISRIETIANETIDFNRVKYVDANESEIEKYELLDGDILFSHINSDKHLGKTAFFQNEETLLHGINLLLLRSSNVVNSEFIYLVLRDLRYSGKFIEVAQRSVNQSSINQKKLKAFRIPLPPRAEQHRIVAKVDALMTQYAAIQQAMERIPPLLKDFRQQVLTQAVTGKLTEEWRVGKELGEWEMKSSNKVFSFITSGSRGWAKYYSPSGTQLFVRITNMNFGTFHLDLSLNKLQFLELPENNEGKRTLLKVNDILISITGDVGMVSLIQGDFTFEAYVNQHVCLARPNNSNDAKFISYYLMSKEGFGQFESKKRGATKSGLTLGDIRSLTINIPDLLEQQEIVRRVESLFEKATAIEQRYEQLKEQIDTLPQSILHKAFKGELVEQLASDGSAVELLEEIKKLKLNSNLKGEIKSKSKIKAN from the coding sequence ATGGAAAATATATTACCGAAGGGTTGGGTGGAGACTGATTTAGACACAGTTATTGAAAGAATGTCAAATGGATCATCATTGAAACAGTATGAAGAGTTTTTTGAGGGGTCGTTACCAATTTCAAGAATTGAAACAATTGCTAATGAAACTATCGACTTCAATAGAGTCAAGTATGTCGACGCAAATGAGAGTGAAATTGAAAAATATGAACTGCTTGATGGCGATATATTATTTAGCCACATAAACAGTGATAAACATTTAGGTAAGACGGCTTTCTTTCAAAATGAAGAAACTTTATTACACGGAATAAATCTTTTGCTGTTGCGGTCTTCAAATGTTGTCAATTCAGAATTCATATATCTAGTTTTAAGAGATTTACGGTACTCAGGTAAATTCATAGAAGTTGCACAAAGATCAGTTAATCAATCGTCGATTAATCAGAAGAAATTAAAGGCATTTAGAATCCCACTACCACCAAGAGCCGAGCAGCATCGGATTGTGGCCAAGGTAGATGCGTTGATGACGCAATATGCCGCGATCCAGCAAGCGATGGAACGGATTCCGCCATTGTTAAAAGATTTCAGGCAGCAGGTGTTGACGCAGGCGGTGACTGGGAAGTTGACGGAGGAATGGCGCGTTGGGAAGGAGTTGGGGGAATGGGAAATGAAAAGTTCTAATAAAGTGTTCTCTTTTATTACAAGTGGATCAAGAGGTTGGGCAAAATATTATAGCCCATCTGGCACTCAATTATTTGTTAGAATAACAAACATGAATTTTGGGACTTTTCATCTTGATTTGTCATTGAATAAACTTCAATTTTTAGAATTACCTGAAAATAATGAGGGTAAAAGAACTCTCTTAAAGGTAAATGATATTCTAATATCAATAACAGGCGATGTGGGAATGGTTTCCTTAATTCAGGGTGATTTTACTTTCGAAGCGTATGTTAACCAACATGTTTGCCTGGCAAGACCGAATAATTCTAATGATGCAAAATTCATTTCTTATTATTTAATGTCTAAAGAAGGGTTCGGTCAGTTCGAGTCTAAAAAGAGAGGAGCAACAAAATCGGGTTTGACGTTGGGAGATATAAGATCTCTAACAATAAATATCCCAGATTTACTTGAACAACAGGAAATCGTCCGCCGTGTGGAAAGCCTGTTTGAGAAAGCTACGGCTATTGAGCAGCGTTATGAGCAGTTGAAAGAACAAATTGACACATTACCGCAGTCTATATTGCATAAAGCCTTTAAAGGAGAGCTTGTGGAGCAGTTGGCTAGTGATGGGAGTGCGGTGGAGTTGTTGGAGGAGATAAAGAAGCTGAAGTTGAACTCGAATTTGAAAGGGGAAATAAAATCAAAATCAAAAATAAAAGCAAATTGA